A stretch of DNA from Candidatus Micrarchaeum acidiphilum ARMAN-2:
TGCTGATTTTTGCTGCAGTTATCTGAATCATATGAAGCCGTACCACAAAAGCAGTATGCCTATGAACTCAGAGTAGTAGAGAAATGCAGGTACCTGAACTATGTATAGCGTGCCGGCTATGCTGACAACTATCACCCCTAGCACTATGCTGATCATTTTGGGCTTTTTCTGCTTGAAGTAGGTCTTTAGGGCAAGCGCAATGATTATTATTGCAGCTGGGAACGTAATTATGCTGGACGCTATAACAACCGGCAGCGGCAGTACGCCGTATACTATGTAGTTCACCAATATGTTACCGATTCTGCTGGTAATAAGTGCGTATGCCAATAGTATTGTGGTTGCTGCGCCGTATGAGTAGTATGCAAGGCTTATCTTTCTCGATTTAAGCATGGAAACTGATCCGAAAGCCAGGAATTCGACAATGAGTGCAACCAGCAGCAGATAGAGCTTGGCCATAGCCTGCGAGTATACAGAGAATGCGAACAGCACTTCTATAGCAACTGAAATCGCAAATATCCATATGCCTGTGCCCCAAAGCAGCAGCGGTTGCTGGCGCGTCCGGAAGTATTTATTTGACATCTTTACAGCAAGGCCCAGGGTGAGCAGCAGTATGACTATTGTTGAAAATTCGACAAATCCTTGTGATACCAGTATCCCAGATATTTTTACACCCGCAATTCACTATAATTCAGGCAGTAGATTTTCCAACTCTGTGAATTTGTATTCCCCTATGGCTTCCCTGAGCTTTCTTGTGTCTGCCCGTGTAAGGCGCTGGTAGCTGGATAGAGGGTTTGGTACGTGCTCTTTGTTGCCTGGGTCTATTAGTTCTGCAATTTTAAGATAGGAGGTGGCCGTCCCGGTGCCTATGTTATACACCCCACTCTCGGCCTTTTTTAGGAGTTTTAGCACTATTTCTGCAACGTCTTTGACATATACAAAATCCCTGGATTGAGATCCGTCTCCGTATATTACTAGCTTTTTGCCAGCATCTTTGTAGGACTTGAATATAGTTATTATGCTGGCGTAGTCACCCTTGTCGTTTTCTCCTGGGCCGTACACGTTGAAGAAGCGCATGCCCACGGTCGGAAGCTTGTAGATGTCCCTATATGACTCCGCATACATCTCGTTTATGAGCTTGCTCTTGGCGTAGTGGTTTCTCTGCTTTTTTATGTCTATTACGAATTCCTCGCTGAATTGACTTTCCTCAGGATAAACAGCGGAGCTAGAAGCGTAAAGGAACTTTTTGCATTTGAACTTTGCCGCGGCATTTATCACATTTAAAAAGCCGTTAACGTTGACTTCGTGGGCCATTTCGTAGTCCTTTTCGAATTCTATGTTTGACGTTATTGCGGCCAGGTGTATTACGTAGTCTGCTCTCGAAACGGCATTTTCTACTGCCTGCCTGTCGGTTATACTGCCCGTGATAAACTCTACTTCTGGGTTTTTGCAGTCCTTTACATCCATCCCGATTACATGATAACCCTCAGTTAGTGCATGCTCAGACACATGGCTGCCTATAAATCCGCTGCATCCGGTTACCAGAATGGTTTCTTGCATAAATTTGTATTTTATTAAAAGTTTATAAGGTTTAGTAGTTGCCACGTATTACCAGGTCTTCGAAAAGACTTTCTAGCCAGTGCTTCTTTGATATTTCTTCTGAATTAAGCGCCCTGAATGCCGCGCCTACCTGCGAGTCTGCGTATTCGTTCATGTATATTTCAAACAGGCCTGCATAATCGTCTGCTATTTTTATGGATTTCTGTATTATTATGGCGAGATCCTTTTCTGTGCCTGACAGACCTTCAGAATCTTGGGTTAGGTGGTCGAATACACCGTGTATAACTTCCTCTCCCTCCTTTTCGCTTTTAAATTCAGGGTTTTCAATTATCTTTTTTATTAGGGCTTTCTCGCCTTCCTCTTTTCTTTTCAGTATTTCCACCCATGTAAGCACATTTTCAAGGAGTATGCTTTGTTTAATTTGTTCGTATTTGCTTATGAGCTCATCCTTGCTGCGCAATATTTTGGCGAGGAACTCGTTCCTTAGGTCTACTGGATGTTTGTCTTTGTTTATTTGATTTTCGCTATTATGTTGTGTTTTATCTGCCATTTTTAACACTGCTAATTTTATAAATTTCATGCTTTTTAAGTTTTATGTACAGTTCTTGGTAGAGGATATGGTATCCGTGATTTGGCTTTTTATTATGGATAGTTTAAATTGGAAATTCTTCGGGCAGCCTTTTCTTAATTTTTGGTATTCTTCCGTATTTGAATATTTGGCTTTTACGGCGATAAGTAGCGCCTCCACAAATTTTGGGTTTAGGCTTCGTGCGTTGCTTATCATTTCTACGGTTCCCTTAAAATCTTTGTGGCAAGCGTCATAGCAATTGCACGCTGCGTTTAGCAGTTCGTATTCTATATCTTCCGTTTGCTCACCTGCCCTGATTTATCTTTTTTGCTATATTCTGAGGCACATTTGTTGCCTTCCACGTTCGAGGGTTTATTGCTACCATCTTCAGATATCCGTATGTTGAAATTTCTCTGGTGGTGAGGTTTTTTATCTCAAATGCATATTTTATTACGCTAGGCGATACAAGGGCAACGTCGAGTGAAACCTCAAGCGTATCGCCGGCCCGTACCGGCCTATTGTAATGCGCATTGGACTCTCCAACCACGAACCATACGCTACCTTTTGAAAAGTTGGGCTTTTTTTGGCCTAAAATTTGCTTTTGAAATGCTTCTATACAGTCGGTAAAGAACCTATAGTATGCGGCATAATGGGCTATGCCCTGATAGTCGGTATCGTATACGTGTACTGTTTCCTTTACTTTAAATTTCATTTTACCATTTTGCGCTCTTTATTTTTTGAATTAAAGTATTTATATAGGTAGAGCACATAAAGTATAGGAATGTATTAAGGTGAGCCAATGGCAAGCAGAAACAAGACGCGTTTAGACAACGCAGGAGCGCCAGAAACCTTTAGATTATTAGGTTACAAAAGATCGTCCCTAGGCACTCCTTCGGTTTTCTACCTGCCTGCAAAAAAAATAAATTCAGAACAGAATTCGGCAATACGACGAGGACTGCACGAGTTTTTGCTCAGTGAATTTGGAGGATATACGACAGAGAGAGGAGAAATACACGGGTACTGGATAGATGGGACTGCTATAGAGTACGATGAGAACGTGAAGTACACCGTCGCACTTGGCAATACATCAAAAATGAAGGCGCTGGAGCTGTTTGTCGCAAATGTTGGAAAGAAGCTTGGAGAAAAGGCGATATATTTTGAAACCGGAAAGGATTCCTGGCTAATACACACAGGGATTGCTAATGGATAAGTGCAACATGGGCCTGGAGAGATTTGAACTCTCGACCTACGGCTTTCTTATTATGCAATCGTGCATAATTATAAGACCGCCGCTCTGACCAGGCTGAGCTACAAGCCCATGCAGATAAGATTTGCATATGAAATATTTAAAGACTTTATTCTGAATCGAATAATCATGGAACAGTGTAATTGTTGTGTATATAGCTGGGCTTGGGCGGAATTGCTGGAAGCGAGCCTGTAAAGTTATCTAGCGCAAGTATCCTAAGCGGTATTGTGCCGTTTATCATGTTTATTCCAGAAGTTGTATTTGACGGATATACCTGCCTGAACCCGGTAAGGTTGCCGAAGAAGAATCCTTTGTAGAAGTTTGATTCATAGAATTCGGTTGGCGCATCGGTTATGTTGTCGTTTGGCCCGTTTGGTATATAGATGTTGAGGAATTCGAGGAAAGGTATACCGCTGACGCTGACCTCTCCCATTACGTCAGATACCTGTATCATTGCATTTATCTTTGAGCCGTTTGAATTGTACTCTGGGACTGCACCGGTTGAGGTAGGAACTGATTTTATGCATATAGACTGGTTAGACAGCGAACTTCCAGTCACAAGGAATCCGCGGATGTATTGGACGCTGCTGTTGGATATCGGGCAGTAGAATTCGAGGTTCTGGGTTGTGTTGGAAGACGGTATCAAAGCGGGCAGCGGCAGGAGTACGAACTGGGGGTCGTGCGCTATCTCGCATGGAGAATTGCCTAGCACGAACGGCACTGGCGGGCTCTGGGATTTGCCTTGCGCTATGGCGTAGGCCTCGGACGTCTCGTTTATGTGCACGCATGCCAAAAAGTCAAGGGCCTGCCACTTTTGTATGAGACCCTGGTCGAATATTATGTATTTGGTCTGGTTGGTATTCATCATGTTTGCCAGGACCGATGGGGTATAGCCGTCCTTTGGACCAAGGACGTAATTGGCGGCTACCGCGGTGTCCTCGTTTGGGACTGCGTTGTCGCCCCTTATGACCGCGTTGCTGTTTCCGAACCAGTTTATCCAGTCCCCATAGTCCCACCATGCCAATAGCCTTGGCCCATACGGGCCCACATTCTCTGACATCCACTGCCCGGCAGCAAGCCAATAGCTAGGAACTATGTTGCAGTAAAGGTCTATTCCTATGCTGTTGCCATGATTGGACAAGGTGGTGCATGCTGTAGCCGGGCTGGCCGAGTTTACTGCAGATGCTGAGAAAGCGCTTATTATTGAAGAGCTTTCTCCGTAGATTATGCTTCCCGTGGCAAGCTGCGAACCGAGTTCTATTATTACTATGAGAGCTACCATTGCCCATAATTTAGTGTTGTGCTGGCCGAATTTCTTTGAAAATATTAGTATTAGAAGCAATATGAGGGCAAGCAGCGGAGACACGAAGAACAGGCCAAGCGAAATCGCGCTTATGTAAATCAGGGTGTGACTTTCATAGGCTTCGTTGAATACTGCAGCACGGTCCTTTTCTTTCCTCAGCTTCAGCTGGTCGAATACGTTGAAATTTGAATAGGACAGATATATTATCTCTCCAAGCATTATCGAAAACAGCATTATGAATGCAACGCCAAAGTGTGGCAGGTATTTTACTTCAGAGAATCCAGCCACCATCAGCGGCAAAGCTATTGCCAGGTAGAAAACCCCGCTCTTTTCGTTCCTGAATATTATGTTTATAAGTATAAGGATTATCGCTATCGCAGATATCAGCCACACCATTATTGGCACTCCGGACAGGCTTGCACCTATGAGGCCGAACCCATTGGCACCGAAATTGTAAAGCAGGCCAGTCGGAATGTACTCTTCGACGGTCATGAACAGCGGCGAAGACGGCGTAGTGAATTTTTTGCTCAGGTTTATGTATGCGCGGATTGGGGCGCCGAGCTTCGTGAACGAAACCAGAAGTAGTAGCACTATAAGCAGGAAAAACATCCATTCCAAGTACTCGGTTGAGTTCAGGCGCTTGAATATCAGCTTTTGTTTGTGCAGGAATTTAGGCACGAAGTCAAATATTGCGATTATGATTAGGGCAAATAACGGGCCTGATGTGGTTATAGGTATGCCTAGGACCGAGGGTATCCTGCCTGTGAGGGTCGCATGGTATGGATGGTAGAGTATCAGGAATATTGTT
This window harbors:
- a CDS encoding membrane-like protein required for N-linked glycosylation — translated: MVDVLLVSIIAFVSMFVPGVLLALALLKDTKLSMFEVIVIGFIFGLIAPATLTWLESYLIAYIHFFAFSLSLFEINAAILTIIGFLLCMQQGVFKNLKMPSLKLRFEQDSQLEEIKLEKDFKKRVGMLRARLEDFEAAKEIIKKHSEEEKILFEKQSKELSNISVTPEERQKIEKLHKDEEERLFYDHEQEEMLLLNKLKNESGKALAQKPAQHQSFQITKMTWVWIILLFLMLLTFATRMMSVGITPKFFEFDPYFDMMATKFLLTYGQQILYSPSAWPVLPSGTIFRIQPLVPYLEAYWYDLANAFGPNYTTLNNSLLSYVGGIYPPITAALLVFVIFMLLYHEYDEKIALIGAALTATMPVLFTTFVSGEQLLEPWGIFSLFFFFAAYILAVKNMKSTRLAIFAGIAFASTFLGAHYYTVDTGVLVIYILIQGVIDVLRGDMTKYFYKMNIIVIAVITIFLILYHPYHATLTGRIPSVLGIPITTSGPLFALIIIAIFDFVPKFLHKQKLIFKRLNSTEYLEWMFFLLIVLLLLVSFTKLGAPIRAYINLSKKFTTPSSPLFMTVEEYIPTGLLYNFGANGFGLIGASLSGVPIMVWLISAIAIILILINIIFRNEKSGVFYLAIALPLMVAGFSEVKYLPHFGVAFIMLFSIMLGEIIYLSYSNFNVFDQLKLRKEKDRAAVFNEAYESHTLIYISAISLGLFFVSPLLALILLLILIFSKKFGQHNTKLWAMVALIVIIELGSQLATGSIIYGESSSIISAFSASAVNSASPATACTTLSNHGNSIGIDLYCNIVPSYWLAAGQWMSENVGPYGPRLLAWWDYGDWINWFGNSNAVIRGDNAVPNEDTAVAANYVLGPKDGYTPSVLANMMNTNQTKYIIFDQGLIQKWQALDFLACVHINETSEAYAIAQGKSQSPPVPFVLGNSPCEIAHDPQFVLLPLPALIPSSNTTQNLEFYCPISNSSVQYIRGFLVTGSSLSNQSICIKSVPTSTGAVPEYNSNGSKINAMIQVSDVMGEVSVSGIPFLEFLNIYIPNGPNDNITDAPTEFYESNFYKGFFFGNLTGFRQVYPSNTTSGINMINGTIPLRILALDNFTGSLPAIPPKPSYIHNNYTVP
- a CDS encoding conserved hypothetical membrane protein, with the protein product MSNKYFRTRQQPLLLWGTGIWIFAISVAIEVLFAFSVYSQAMAKLYLLLVALIVEFLAFGSVSMLKSRKISLAYYSYGAATTILLAYALITSRIGNILVNYIVYGVLPLPVVIASSIITFPAAIIIIALALKTYFKQKKPKMISIVLGVIVVSIAGTLYIVQVPAFLYYSEFIGILLLWYGFI
- a CDS encoding NAD-dependent epimerase/dehydratase → MQETILVTGCSGFIGSHVSEHALTEGYHVIGMDVKDCKNPEVEFITGSITDRQAVENAVSRADYVIHLAAITSNIEFEKDYEMAHEVNVNGFLNVINAAAKFKCKKFLYASSSAVYPEESQFSEEFVIDIKKQRNHYAKSKLINEMYAESYRDIYKLPTVGMRFFNVYGPGENDKGDYASIITIFKSYKDAGKKLVIYGDGSQSRDFVYVKDVAEIVLKLLKKAESGVYNIGTGTATSYLKIAELIDPGNKEHVPNPLSSYQRLTRADTRKLREAIGEYKFTELENLLPEL
- a CDS encoding thioesterase superfamily protein, yielding MKFKVKETVHVYDTDYQGIAHYAAYYRFFTDCIEAFQKQILGQKKPNFSKGSVWFVVGESNAHYNRPVRAGDTLEVSLDVALVSPSVIKYAFEIKNLTTREISTYGYLKMVAINPRTWKATNVPQNIAKKINQGR